In Tripterygium wilfordii isolate XIE 37 chromosome 15, ASM1340144v1, whole genome shotgun sequence, one DNA window encodes the following:
- the LOC120017144 gene encoding histone-lysine N-methyltransferase SUVR4-like isoform X2: MATNERVRNALSATSALGIPDEEVIPLLKQLLKVYQKNWELVEAEDYRALIDAYFELKEEKGDKNARKGILEHDVRKGILEHDASENPSMKVHSGVQKDQVLPTMDHSRKILAAKEGKRLTIWGGQGTMDSSQPSIQEEKTESGLLLPHAQFMGRWKEVIPSRTTKIDRNLASKVSSCSSYSGKKIEEREPSHILRKNVYGKHLSEQFIQSKSEQTINDQRQFYNPISVVDEVLTDFLETPSSGKDIVKSASWKLSLCSKDGASGCNVDTNHMELNRKHMSKHRSSGSSNLGNAHSQSANNDEKRCYSYISDITKGAENVKISLINEIVNVDLPKFSYIPHNIIYQGAYVHISLARIADDDCCSGCSGDCLSSSIPCACARETVFCQDCPLARSKDDCTPEPCKGHLVKKFIKECWRKCGCDMRCGNRVVQRGITCKLQVFWTCQGKGWGLRTLEKLPKGTFVCEYVGEILTNTELYERNMQCTGNERHTYPVTLDADWGSEKILRDEEALCLDATFTGNVARFINHRCSDGNLIDIPVEVETPDRHYYHLAFFTKREVSALEELTWDYGIDFDDHEHPIKAFTCCCGSQGCRDVKPIEKRIRKQTQRKDDAEYKRLKIATKRAGAAIL, encoded by the exons ATGGCTACCAACGAGAGGGTTCGTAACGCCTTAAGTGCAACCAGTGCTCTGGGTATTCCTGATGAAGAGGTCATACCTTTACTAAAACAGCTACTGAAAGTTTATCAAAAGAACTGGGAACTTGTAGAAGCAGAAGACTATCGCGCTCTTATAGATGCATATTTTGAACTCAAAGAGGAAAAG GGGGATAAAAATGCGAGAAAAGGCATTTTGGAGCATGATGTGAGAAAGGGTATTTTGGAGCATGATGCTTCTGAAAACCCATCTATGAAAGTACATTCTGGTGTGCAGAAAGATCAGGTCTTACCTACAATGGATCATTCAAGAAAAATTTTAGCTGCCAAAGAGGGCAAAAGATTGACAATTTGGGGCGGACAAGGAACTATGGATTCATCTCAACCAAGCATACAGGAAGAAAAAACTGAATCTGGTCTCCTACTTCCTCATGCTCAGTTTATGGGCAGGTGGAAGGAAGTAATTCCATCTCGCACGACCAAAATAGATAGAAATTTGGCTTCAAAGGTGTCATCATGCTCATCATATTCtgggaaaaaaattgaagaacgtGAACCATCTCATATCTTGAGGAAAAATGTGTATGGTAAACATCTAAGTGAACAGTTCATCCAGTCAAAAAGTGAGCAGACCATCAATGACCAAAGACAATTTTACAATCCTATTTCTGTGGTTGATGAAG TACTTACAGACTTCCTGGAAACTCCTTCAAGTGGAAAAGATATTGTGAAATCAGCATCGTGGAAGTTGTCCTTGTGCAGCAAAGATGGTGCTTCAGGATGCAATGTCGACACAAACCATATGGAGTTGAACAGGAAGCATATGAGCAAACATAGGTCTTCAGGATCTTCTAATTTGGGAAATGCTCATTCTCAGTCAGCTAATAATGATGAGAAGAGGTGCTACTCTTACATCAGTGACATTACAAAGGGTGCAGAAAATGTtaaaatttcattaattaatgAAATTGTCAATGTGGATCTACCCAAATTTTCTTACATACCGCATAATATAATCTATCAGGGTGCTTATGTACACATCTCATTGGCTCGAATTGCTGATGATGATTGCTGTTCAGGCTGCTCTGGAGACTGTCTTTCATCATCAATTCCATGTGCTTGTGCACGTGAAACTG TTTTTTGTCAAGACTGCCCTTTGGCAAGGTCTAAGGATGACTGCACACCAGAGCCATGCAAGGGTCATTTGGTCAAGAAGTTTATAAAAGAATGCTGGAGGAAATGTGGATGTGACATGCGTTGTGGAAATCGTGTAGTGCAGCGAGGTATTACGTGCAAATTGCAG GTGTTCTGGACTTGTCAAGGTAAAGGCTGGGGCCTTAGAACACTGGAAAAATTGCCTAAAGGAACTTTTGTCTGTGAGTACGTTGGAGAGATATTAACCAACACAGAGTTGTATGAGCGGAATATGCAATGCACTGGAAATGAGAGACATACATATCCAGTTACACTTGATGCAGACTGGGGCTCAGAAAAAATTTTAAGAGATGAAGAGGCTCTCTGTTTGGATGCAACATTTACTGGGAATGTTGCAAGGTTTATTAATCATAG ATGTTCTGATGGAAACTTGATTGACATTCCAGTTGAGGTGGAGACTCCAGATCGCCACTATTATCAT CTTGCTTTTTTCACCAAAAGAGAAGTGAGTGCTTTGGAAGAGCTAACATGG
- the LOC120017144 gene encoding histone-lysine N-methyltransferase SUVR4-like isoform X1 — protein sequence MATNERVRNALSATSALGIPDEEVIPLLKQLLKVYQKNWELVEAEDYRALIDAYFELKEEKGDKNARKGILEHDVRKGILEHDASENPSMKVHSGVQKDQVLPTMDHSRKILAAKEGKRLTIWGGQGTMDSSQPSIQEEKTESGLLLPHAQFMGRWKEVIPSRTTKIDRNLASKVSSCSSYSGKKIEEREPSHILRKNVYGKHLSEQFIQSKSEQTINDQRQFYNPISVVDEVLTDFLETPSSGKDIVKSASWKLSLCSKDGASGCNVDTNHMELNRKHMSKHRSSGSSNLGNAHSQSANNDEKRCYSYISDITKGAENVKISLINEIVNVDLPKFSYIPHNIIYQGAYVHISLARIADDDCCSGCSGDCLSSSIPCACARETGGEFAYTQHGLLKEEFLSACISMNLNPEKHPAVFCQDCPLARSKDDCTPEPCKGHLVKKFIKECWRKCGCDMRCGNRVVQRGITCKLQVFWTCQGKGWGLRTLEKLPKGTFVCEYVGEILTNTELYERNMQCTGNERHTYPVTLDADWGSEKILRDEEALCLDATFTGNVARFINHRCSDGNLIDIPVEVETPDRHYYHLAFFTKREVSALEELTWDYGIDFDDHEHPIKAFTCCCGSQGCRDVKPIEKRIRKQTQRKDDAEYKRLKIATKRAGAAIL from the exons ATGGCTACCAACGAGAGGGTTCGTAACGCCTTAAGTGCAACCAGTGCTCTGGGTATTCCTGATGAAGAGGTCATACCTTTACTAAAACAGCTACTGAAAGTTTATCAAAAGAACTGGGAACTTGTAGAAGCAGAAGACTATCGCGCTCTTATAGATGCATATTTTGAACTCAAAGAGGAAAAG GGGGATAAAAATGCGAGAAAAGGCATTTTGGAGCATGATGTGAGAAAGGGTATTTTGGAGCATGATGCTTCTGAAAACCCATCTATGAAAGTACATTCTGGTGTGCAGAAAGATCAGGTCTTACCTACAATGGATCATTCAAGAAAAATTTTAGCTGCCAAAGAGGGCAAAAGATTGACAATTTGGGGCGGACAAGGAACTATGGATTCATCTCAACCAAGCATACAGGAAGAAAAAACTGAATCTGGTCTCCTACTTCCTCATGCTCAGTTTATGGGCAGGTGGAAGGAAGTAATTCCATCTCGCACGACCAAAATAGATAGAAATTTGGCTTCAAAGGTGTCATCATGCTCATCATATTCtgggaaaaaaattgaagaacgtGAACCATCTCATATCTTGAGGAAAAATGTGTATGGTAAACATCTAAGTGAACAGTTCATCCAGTCAAAAAGTGAGCAGACCATCAATGACCAAAGACAATTTTACAATCCTATTTCTGTGGTTGATGAAG TACTTACAGACTTCCTGGAAACTCCTTCAAGTGGAAAAGATATTGTGAAATCAGCATCGTGGAAGTTGTCCTTGTGCAGCAAAGATGGTGCTTCAGGATGCAATGTCGACACAAACCATATGGAGTTGAACAGGAAGCATATGAGCAAACATAGGTCTTCAGGATCTTCTAATTTGGGAAATGCTCATTCTCAGTCAGCTAATAATGATGAGAAGAGGTGCTACTCTTACATCAGTGACATTACAAAGGGTGCAGAAAATGTtaaaatttcattaattaatgAAATTGTCAATGTGGATCTACCCAAATTTTCTTACATACCGCATAATATAATCTATCAGGGTGCTTATGTACACATCTCATTGGCTCGAATTGCTGATGATGATTGCTGTTCAGGCTGCTCTGGAGACTGTCTTTCATCATCAATTCCATGTGCTTGTGCACGTGAAACTGGTGGGGAGTTTGCTTATACGCAACACGGGCTACTTAAAGAAGAATTTCTAAGTGCTTGTATTTCTATGAATCTGAACCCTGAAAAACACCCTGCAGTTTTTTGTCAAGACTGCCCTTTGGCAAGGTCTAAGGATGACTGCACACCAGAGCCATGCAAGGGTCATTTGGTCAAGAAGTTTATAAAAGAATGCTGGAGGAAATGTGGATGTGACATGCGTTGTGGAAATCGTGTAGTGCAGCGAGGTATTACGTGCAAATTGCAG GTGTTCTGGACTTGTCAAGGTAAAGGCTGGGGCCTTAGAACACTGGAAAAATTGCCTAAAGGAACTTTTGTCTGTGAGTACGTTGGAGAGATATTAACCAACACAGAGTTGTATGAGCGGAATATGCAATGCACTGGAAATGAGAGACATACATATCCAGTTACACTTGATGCAGACTGGGGCTCAGAAAAAATTTTAAGAGATGAAGAGGCTCTCTGTTTGGATGCAACATTTACTGGGAATGTTGCAAGGTTTATTAATCATAG ATGTTCTGATGGAAACTTGATTGACATTCCAGTTGAGGTGGAGACTCCAGATCGCCACTATTATCAT CTTGCTTTTTTCACCAAAAGAGAAGTGAGTGCTTTGGAAGAGCTAACATGG